One genomic region from Stackebrandtia nassauensis DSM 44728 encodes:
- a CDS encoding maleylpyruvate isomerase family mycothiol-dependent enzyme, translated as MSAQRTEALALLGPATDRLIDTVRGLSDAQLRADSLLPGWSRGHVLTHVARQADAMCNLLTWASTGVETPAYASQESRAADIEAGSGRSADELVADLRASAERFLAKVAETSDDAWGAQVRVLNSELFPAEQTVSRRLAEVELHHVDLGLEYRAADWPKQFADIELPEPSATFRAERASW; from the coding sequence ATGAGCGCACAACGAACCGAGGCACTGGCCTTGCTAGGTCCCGCAACCGATCGGCTAATCGACACCGTCCGAGGTCTCAGCGACGCGCAGCTGCGGGCCGACTCGCTGCTGCCCGGCTGGAGCCGGGGCCACGTCCTGACGCATGTCGCGCGGCAGGCCGACGCGATGTGCAACCTGCTGACCTGGGCCAGTACGGGGGTCGAGACCCCGGCGTACGCGAGCCAGGAGTCGCGCGCCGCCGACATCGAGGCGGGTTCGGGGCGAAGCGCCGACGAGCTCGTGGCCGACCTGCGGGCGTCCGCCGAGCGGTTCCTCGCCAAGGTCGCCGAGACGTCCGACGACGCGTGGGGTGCCCAGGTGAGGGTGCTGAACAGCGAGCTGTTCCCGGCCGAGCAGACCGTGTCGCGGCGGTTGGCCGAGGTCGAACTGCACCATGTGGACCTGGGCCTGGAGTATCGGGCCGCCGACTGGCCGAAGCAGTTCGCGGACATCGAGCTGCCGGAACCGTCGGCGACGTTCCGCGCTGAGCGGGCTTCCTGGTAG
- a CDS encoding maleylpyruvate isomerase family mycothiol-dependent enzyme encodes MTDNPFDRLDAETRRVDAFLSGLSPDEWRVESRCPGWDRKAMLAHLSGIEDYIRAGLDGTVDAYANQAGQGVGYEQLNEFLIRRHAETPTDELLRRWREQVAESHPRLRERGVDAVIDTQAGEYPLGRQTWFFACEYAIHADDIAVPVTEAERDDRLAWRLEFARDALAEYGKGVTVEPSGDGYEVSFGDEKARLSTADLVEATSGRLDEDRLPERLRRRLVVLA; translated from the coding sequence GTGACCGACAATCCTTTCGACAGGCTCGACGCCGAAACCCGGCGGGTGGACGCGTTCCTCAGCGGACTGAGCCCGGACGAGTGGCGGGTCGAGAGCCGCTGCCCCGGCTGGGACCGCAAGGCGATGCTGGCTCACCTGAGCGGCATCGAGGACTACATCCGCGCCGGGCTGGACGGCACCGTCGACGCGTACGCGAACCAGGCCGGCCAGGGCGTCGGCTACGAACAGCTCAACGAGTTCCTGATCCGGCGGCACGCCGAGACCCCGACCGACGAACTGTTGCGGCGGTGGCGGGAGCAGGTCGCCGAGTCGCATCCGCGACTGCGGGAACGCGGCGTCGACGCCGTCATCGACACCCAGGCCGGGGAGTACCCGCTGGGGCGGCAGACCTGGTTCTTCGCGTGCGAGTACGCGATCCACGCGGACGACATCGCGGTGCCGGTGACCGAGGCGGAGCGGGACGACCGGCTGGCCTGGCGGCTGGAGTTCGCCCGCGACGCGCTGGCCGAGTACGGCAAGGGCGTGACGGTGGAGCCCTCGGGTGACGGCTACGAGGTGTCTTTCGGCGACGAGAAGGCGCGACTGTCCACGGCGGACCTGGTCGAGGCGACCTCGGGTCGGCTCGACGAGGACCGGCTGCCGGAGCGACTGCGACGGCGGCTGGTGGTGCTGGCCTAG
- a CDS encoding TetR/AcrR family transcriptional regulator: MECESRTDGRLERGNAKRRAILDRAVDLASISGLDGLSIGKLAAELGISKSGALLHFGSKLELQLDVITHAAERFGRAVIAPAAEQPVGLPRLWYLTDGWLHHIEIETFPGGCFFSTVGAEFNSRPGRIHDALAKIHNRWSNLLEQQAVAAREAGQLRPDVVAERLVFELDALIRHANMHRQLHDSRKVLGHAREAVRDLLTRVGTEAAVRELFGE, encoded by the coding sequence ATGGAGTGCGAGTCGCGGACCGACGGTCGACTGGAACGAGGCAACGCCAAACGGCGGGCGATCCTCGACCGTGCCGTCGATCTGGCCTCGATCTCCGGACTCGACGGCCTGTCCATCGGCAAACTCGCCGCCGAACTCGGCATCAGCAAGAGCGGCGCCCTGCTCCACTTCGGATCGAAGTTGGAGCTCCAGCTGGACGTGATCACGCACGCCGCCGAACGCTTCGGCCGGGCCGTCATCGCCCCCGCCGCCGAACAGCCCGTGGGCCTGCCCCGGCTGTGGTACCTGACCGACGGCTGGTTGCACCACATCGAGATCGAGACCTTCCCCGGCGGCTGCTTCTTCTCCACCGTCGGCGCCGAGTTCAACTCCCGACCGGGCCGCATCCACGACGCCCTCGCCAAGATCCACAACCGGTGGAGCAACCTGCTGGAGCAACAGGCGGTCGCCGCCCGCGAAGCCGGACAGCTGCGCCCCGACGTCGTCGCGGAGCGGCTGGTCTTCGAACTGGACGCGCTTATCCGGCACGCCAACATGCACCGGCAGCTGCACGACAGCCGCAAGGTGCTCGGCCACGCCCGCGAAGCCGTGCGGGACCTGTTGACCCGGGTCGGCACCGAGGCGGCGGTGCGCGAGCTGTTCGGCGAGTGA
- a CDS encoding TIGR03086 family metal-binding protein, producing the protein MDHRQQYRQAQLDLVDIVRNLKDEDLDAPTTCSGWTVRDILKHVTQNAYSTAAKLRDEEYDPETDERLGNDLREEFPLASDAAWEYNKQDKVLEQKIQFAGTEQPGWVALAFQFADILVHQWDISHSLSRPITLRPDAVADATTIAGMIPDGDEFRGPGKPFGRIVATDSDDPQDKLLAITGRDPRWTPAAA; encoded by the coding sequence ATGGATCATCGCCAGCAATACCGGCAGGCGCAGCTCGACCTCGTCGACATCGTCAGGAACCTGAAGGACGAAGACCTGGACGCGCCGACGACCTGCAGTGGCTGGACGGTTCGCGACATCCTCAAACACGTCACCCAGAACGCGTACTCGACGGCGGCGAAGCTGCGCGACGAGGAATACGACCCCGAGACCGACGAACGACTCGGCAACGACCTCCGGGAGGAGTTCCCGCTCGCCTCCGACGCGGCGTGGGAGTACAACAAGCAGGACAAGGTGTTGGAGCAGAAGATCCAGTTCGCCGGCACCGAACAACCGGGCTGGGTGGCGCTGGCGTTCCAGTTCGCCGACATCCTCGTCCACCAGTGGGACATCAGCCACTCGCTGTCGCGGCCGATCACGCTGCGGCCCGACGCGGTCGCCGACGCCACCACGATCGCCGGGATGATCCCCGACGGCGACGAGTTCCGCGGCCCGGGCAAGCCCTTCGGCCGCATCGTCGCCACCGACTCCGACGACCCGCAGGACAAGCTGCTGGCCATCACCGGCCGCGACCCGCGCTGGACCCCCGCCGCGGCCTGA
- a CDS encoding SRPBCC domain-containing protein, which produces MPPSDPPDPPPKPRKLRNRILIGLSVLVVLLAGYTAWANLHVYTLTASIDIDAPPDKVWEVLVDRESYPDWNPFLVSSKGGLKEGGTITNLMRGADGTETEFTPTVLVVEPGKELRWIGKLSPGLLFDGEHSFRLIKRGSGTRLIQSEDFTGALVPPMQSWLDGDTLPQFKAMNKALKKRAEAGG; this is translated from the coding sequence ATGCCCCCCTCCGATCCGCCCGACCCCCCGCCCAAGCCCAGGAAGCTGCGTAACCGGATTCTCATTGGACTGTCCGTGCTGGTCGTCCTGCTCGCCGGATACACCGCCTGGGCGAACCTGCACGTCTACACCCTGACCGCGAGCATCGACATCGACGCCCCGCCCGACAAGGTCTGGGAGGTGCTCGTCGACCGCGAGTCCTACCCCGACTGGAACCCGTTCCTGGTGTCCTCCAAGGGAGGTCTGAAGGAAGGCGGGACCATCACCAACCTGATGCGCGGTGCCGACGGCACCGAAACCGAGTTCACCCCCACCGTCCTGGTCGTCGAACCGGGCAAGGAGCTGCGCTGGATCGGCAAGCTCAGCCCGGGTCTGCTGTTCGACGGCGAGCACTCGTTCCGGCTCATCAAGCGCGGCAGCGGAACCAGGCTCATCCAAAGCGAGGACTTCACCGGAGCGCTGGTGCCGCCGATGCAGAGCTGGCTCGACGGCGACACCCTGCCGCAGTTCAAGGCCATGAACAAGGCGCTGAAGAAGCGCGCCGAAGCCGGAGGGTAG
- a CDS encoding alpha/beta fold hydrolase gives MSDVVILTGLADSRWTWRPVETALADAGTVLIADRTRHQTFPTLADEIVRVRDLVVGHRLGPPVVVAHSFGALIAEAYARRYPVAGLVLVDPSWDPDATGRGAIEAGLVRAAFHGAGALGKALDVTGLARHLGPALWSLSLRAVALRRPGAGVVAATRSVYRRGETLVAAAAEELAFRDFAAALAKSRATSHAPEVPVVVLTAVGTDPKSRDSRHWIAAHRRLAALFPNGRHEVVRGAKHMMHIDRPEVIVREVNRLLAG, from the coding sequence ATGAGCGATGTCGTGATCCTCACCGGGCTGGCCGACAGCCGTTGGACCTGGCGGCCGGTCGAGACCGCGTTGGCGGACGCGGGGACCGTGCTCATCGCCGATCGGACTCGGCACCAGACGTTTCCCACGCTCGCCGACGAGATCGTGCGGGTGCGGGATCTTGTTGTGGGGCATCGGTTGGGGCCGCCCGTGGTGGTCGCTCATTCGTTTGGGGCGCTCATCGCCGAGGCTTACGCGCGGCGGTATCCGGTGGCGGGGCTGGTGTTGGTGGATCCGTCCTGGGACCCCGACGCCACGGGGCGCGGGGCGATCGAGGCGGGGCTGGTCCGGGCGGCGTTCCACGGGGCCGGGGCCCTCGGGAAGGCGCTCGACGTCACCGGGCTCGCCCGCCACCTCGGGCCCGCGCTGTGGAGCCTTTCGCTGCGGGCGGTGGCGTTGCGGCGGCCCGGCGCCGGGGTGGTCGCGGCTACCCGGTCGGTGTACCGGCGCGGCGAGACGCTGGTGGCCGCCGCCGCTGAGGAGTTGGCGTTCCGGGATTTCGCGGCGGCCCTGGCGAAGTCGCGCGCTACCAGCCACGCGCCCGAGGTGCCCGTCGTCGTGCTGACCGCCGTGGGCACCGACCCGAAGAGCCGGGACAGCAGGCACTGGATCGCCGCGCACCGGCGGCTGGCGGCCCTGTTTCCGAACGGGCGCCACGAAGTCGTGCGGGGTGCCAAGCACATGATGCATATAGACCGTCCCGAAGTGATTGTGCGGGAAGTCAATCGTCTGCTGGCGGGATAG